A single window of Oreochromis aureus strain Israel breed Guangdong linkage group 7, ZZ_aureus, whole genome shotgun sequence DNA harbors:
- the zgc:63972 gene encoding protein CutA homolog isoform X1, whose amino-acid sequence MEWLFQRCHKEVVLNFRSVLLVSCLFLILLVCMYPGLWSIGVQLHSVFTGSYVPGHYSVLVINTPNEQTAKHVGRAIMERRLAASVNILSKTSTMFYWKGEIQDANEILMLVKTKTSRIQKVVDYVRSIHPYGNPEVLSLAVDDGSLAYMKWMDEAIPDD is encoded by the exons ATGGAGTGGCTCTTCCAGCGGTGCCATAAAGAGGTCGTCTTGAACTTTCGCTCGGTGCTGCTCGTGTCGTGTTTG TTCTTGATCCTGCTGGTGTGCATGTACCCTGGGTTGTGGTCCATTGGGGTCCAGCTTCATTCTGTATTCACAGGGAGCTATGTACCAGGTCACTACTCTGTCCTTGTCATCAACACTCCCAATGAGCAAACAGCAAAGCACGTTGGCAG GGCAATCATGGAAAGGCGGTTGGCGGCCAGCGTTAACATTCTCTCCAAGACCTCCACAAT GTTCTATTGGAAAGGAGAAATCCAGGATGCAAATGAAATCCTGATG ctGGTGAAAACAAAGACTTCCAGGATCCAGAAGGTGGTGGACTACGTGAG GTCTATACATCCCTACGGGAACCCAGAAGTCCTCAGTCTTGCAGTAGATGACGGCAGCTTGGCGTACATGAAATGGATGGACGAAGCCATTCCAGATGACTGA
- the zgc:63972 gene encoding protein CutA homolog isoform X2, which produces MEWLFQRCHKEVVLNFRSVLLVSCLFLILLVCMYPGLWSIGVQLHSVFTGSYVPGHYSVLVINTPNEQTAKHVGRFYWKGEIQDANEILMLVKTKTSRIQKVVDYVRSIHPYGNPEVLSLAVDDGSLAYMKWMDEAIPDD; this is translated from the exons ATGGAGTGGCTCTTCCAGCGGTGCCATAAAGAGGTCGTCTTGAACTTTCGCTCGGTGCTGCTCGTGTCGTGTTTG TTCTTGATCCTGCTGGTGTGCATGTACCCTGGGTTGTGGTCCATTGGGGTCCAGCTTCATTCTGTATTCACAGGGAGCTATGTACCAGGTCACTACTCTGTCCTTGTCATCAACACTCCCAATGAGCAAACAGCAAAGCACGTTGGCAG GTTCTATTGGAAAGGAGAAATCCAGGATGCAAATGAAATCCTGATG ctGGTGAAAACAAAGACTTCCAGGATCCAGAAGGTGGTGGACTACGTGAG GTCTATACATCCCTACGGGAACCCAGAAGTCCTCAGTCTTGCAGTAGATGACGGCAGCTTGGCGTACATGAAATGGATGGACGAAGCCATTCCAGATGACTGA